In a genomic window of Arthrobacter woluwensis:
- the aroC gene encoding chorismate synthase produces MFRWLTAGESHGPALVGIVEGVPAGVELSSEDVRDALARRRLGYGRGARMKFEQDEVTIIGGVRHGLTQGGPVAIEVGNTEWPKWERVMSADPVDPEELATSARNAPLTRPRPGHADFTGMQKYGFPEARPVLERASARETATRVALGTVAAKFLRQLGVELISHTTAVGTVAVPDGTPLPSPSDLIALDADPLRCFDRETSDAMVAEVDAAHKEGETLGGVVEVLAYGLPPGLGSYVHWDRRLDARLASALMGIQAIKGVEVGDGFATAARRGSAAHDEMVKDENGEISRLSNRAGGIEGGMSIGTVLRVRAAMKPIATVPRALQTVDVTTGEAAKAHHQRSDVCAVPAAGVVAEAMVALVLAEAMLEKFGGDSVAETRRNLQNYLAAIPEELSSSGH; encoded by the coding sequence ATGTTTCGTTGGTTAACCGCTGGTGAGTCTCATGGCCCCGCGCTCGTCGGGATCGTCGAAGGCGTCCCGGCAGGCGTCGAACTGTCGAGCGAGGACGTCCGTGACGCCCTCGCTCGGCGCCGTCTCGGTTACGGCCGCGGCGCCCGGATGAAGTTCGAACAGGACGAGGTCACCATCATCGGTGGCGTCCGGCACGGCCTGACCCAGGGCGGCCCCGTGGCCATCGAGGTGGGCAACACCGAATGGCCCAAGTGGGAGCGCGTCATGTCCGCGGATCCCGTGGATCCGGAGGAGTTGGCCACCTCGGCCCGCAACGCCCCTCTGACGCGTCCGCGCCCCGGCCACGCCGACTTCACCGGCATGCAGAAGTACGGCTTCCCTGAAGCCCGCCCGGTCCTGGAGCGCGCCAGCGCCCGTGAGACGGCCACCCGCGTGGCCCTCGGCACCGTGGCCGCGAAGTTCCTCCGCCAGCTCGGCGTCGAACTCATCAGCCACACCACCGCGGTGGGCACCGTCGCCGTGCCGGATGGCACGCCGCTGCCCTCGCCGTCGGACCTGATCGCGCTCGACGCGGATCCGCTGCGCTGCTTCGACCGCGAGACCTCGGACGCCATGGTGGCCGAGGTGGATGCCGCTCACAAGGAGGGCGAGACCCTCGGCGGTGTCGTCGAGGTACTCGCCTACGGCCTTCCGCCGGGACTCGGCAGCTACGTGCACTGGGACCGCCGCCTGGACGCCCGCCTGGCGTCCGCGCTCATGGGCATCCAGGCCATCAAGGGCGTGGAGGTCGGCGACGGCTTCGCCACGGCCGCCCGCCGCGGCTCCGCCGCACACGACGAGATGGTCAAGGACGAGAACGGCGAGATCTCCCGCCTGAGCAACCGCGCCGGCGGCATCGAAGGCGGCATGAGCATCGGGACCGTGCTGCGCGTCCGCGCCGCCATGAAGCCGATCGCCACCGTGCCCCGCGCGCTCCAGACCGTGGACGTCACGACGGGTGAGGCCGCCAAGGCCCATCACCAGCGCTCGGACGTCTGTGCCGTGCCCGCGGCCGGCGTCGTGGCCGAGGCCATGGTGGCCCTGGTCCTCGCGGAGGCCATGCTGGAGAAGTTCGGCGGTGACTCGGTGGCCGAGACCCGCCGCAACCTCCAGAACTACCTGGCAGCCATCCCGGAGGAGCTCAGCTCCTCCGGCCACTGA
- a CDS encoding shikimate kinase encodes MPSDEAADSTAIVLVGPMAAGKSAVGRALAALLQGEYVDTDEVFVLENGPITEYFEAHGEDAFRAAEASIVARAVAGDVPMTHPEAPRIISLGGGSVVAEASRAAIAPCRVVYLEPDLATVLPRIARDTGRPMLTGDAAERWLTLFEQRRHLYQAAAELTVDVRHGSPEDFALEIARALDLPGITAKDSSE; translated from the coding sequence ATGCCTTCTGATGAGGCAGCAGACAGCACGGCGATCGTCCTGGTCGGCCCCATGGCGGCCGGGAAGAGCGCCGTGGGACGGGCCCTGGCGGCGTTGCTCCAGGGCGAGTACGTGGACACGGACGAGGTCTTCGTCCTGGAGAACGGCCCGATCACGGAATACTTCGAGGCCCACGGCGAGGACGCGTTCCGCGCCGCGGAGGCCTCGATCGTGGCGCGCGCCGTGGCTGGCGACGTCCCCATGACCCACCCCGAAGCGCCGCGGATCATCTCCCTCGGGGGCGGGTCCGTGGTGGCCGAGGCGTCCCGCGCGGCCATCGCGCCGTGCCGTGTGGTGTACCTGGAACCGGACCTGGCCACGGTCCTCCCGCGCATCGCCCGGGACACCGGCAGGCCCATGCTCACGGGTGACGCGGCCGAGCGCTGGCTCACACTCTTCGAACAGCGGCGCCACCTCTACCAGGCGGCAGCCGAGCTGACCGTCGACGTGCGCCATGGAAGCCCGGAGGACTTCGCCCTGGAGATCGCCAGGGCGCTGGACCTCCCCGGAATCACAGCAAAGGACAGCAGCGAGTGA